From Enterococcus mundtii, the proteins below share one genomic window:
- a CDS encoding PTS sugar transporter subunit IIC gives MNKLMEWMERYILPVATKIGSEKHLVALRDAFIGTMPATMAGAIAVLLNAFMRDFPNTYLGDGNAITTFFTPVIGVNGLIWNGTLAIMAVVFALSLGANLAKAYEVDPVSGSIVSLVAFIIGLPDAATAVLTLPEKLSQDAMDMITTAGGVIADGADGGQTLSMGAWGYFNFGKYMGGSGLFTAMIFGFISVIIFALLMRKKIIIRMPESVPPAVARAFAAIIPAVVSLYVVGTINYIFRQTAGVPLIDWISEAIQKPLMNLSQGYGAVFIIVLLVHVLWFFGLHGTNIMSPVLQTLYGTAMVENTNAFQNNEPIPFKWVAGSFEAFVWPGGAGVTLVLIVMILFLSKRADYKTVGKLGIAPGLFNINEPVMFGLPVVLNPLLMIPFIVAPLVTATIAYFATMAGLVRPVVVNVIWVMPTIISGFLATAGDWRAIVLTIVNLLVAALIWAPFILAANRLDPNLGEPEE, from the coding sequence ATGAATAAATTGATGGAATGGATGGAGAGATATATCTTGCCAGTTGCCACGAAGATTGGTTCGGAAAAGCATCTGGTTGCTTTACGTGATGCGTTTATTGGAACCATGCCGGCAACGATGGCTGGGGCAATTGCTGTGCTATTGAATGCGTTTATGCGTGATTTTCCTAACACGTATCTAGGTGACGGGAATGCCATTACGACTTTCTTTACACCAGTAATTGGTGTGAATGGGTTGATTTGGAATGGTACGCTAGCGATTATGGCGGTCGTATTCGCATTGTCACTAGGTGCAAATTTGGCAAAGGCATATGAAGTGGACCCTGTATCAGGAAGTATTGTATCTTTAGTTGCATTTATTATTGGATTACCTGATGCTGCCACAGCTGTTTTGACGTTGCCAGAAAAATTGTCACAAGATGCGATGGACATGATCACTACAGCAGGCGGCGTGATTGCTGATGGTGCTGATGGTGGACAGACGCTTTCAATGGGCGCTTGGGGTTATTTCAACTTTGGGAAATACATGGGCGGTTCTGGTCTTTTTACAGCTATGATCTTTGGTTTTATTTCTGTTATCATTTTTGCACTATTGATGCGTAAAAAAATTATTATCAGAATGCCAGAATCAGTGCCACCAGCAGTTGCACGTGCTTTTGCCGCAATCATTCCTGCAGTTGTTTCTTTATATGTTGTGGGAACGATCAATTATATCTTCCGACAAACAGCAGGAGTACCATTGATTGACTGGATCTCTGAAGCGATTCAAAAACCTTTGATGAATTTATCGCAAGGGTATGGTGCAGTATTTATTATCGTGTTACTTGTTCATGTGCTTTGGTTCTTTGGATTACATGGAACAAACATCATGTCACCAGTATTACAGACACTTTATGGTACAGCGATGGTCGAAAATACCAATGCTTTTCAAAATAATGAACCAATCCCTTTCAAATGGGTAGCAGGTTCATTTGAAGCATTCGTATGGCCTGGTGGTGCCGGCGTAACGTTGGTATTGATCGTCATGATTTTATTTTTATCAAAACGTGCCGATTATAAAACAGTTGGTAAGCTAGGGATTGCTCCTGGTTTGTTCAATATCAATGAACCAGTGATGTTTGGTCTACCAGTCGTATTGAATCCATTGTTGATGATCCCATTCATCGTCGCACCACTTGTAACGGCAACCATCGCTTACTTCGCGACAATGGCCGGACTGGTTCGCCCAGTGGTGGTAAATGTGATTTGGGTCATGCCAACGATTATCAGTGGGTTCTTAGCAACCGCAGGTGACTGGCGTGCCATCGTCTTGACGATCGTCAATCTCTTAGTCGCTGCTTTGATTTGGGCACCATTTATCTTGGCTGCAAACCGTTTAGATCCTAATCTAGGTGAACCAGAGGAATAA
- a CDS encoding LacI family DNA-binding transcriptional regulator, with protein sequence MANIRDIAKRTGYSVSTVSRVINQHPYVDEAKRTEILKVIKELNYVPNANARQLSSGKTKNIGVILPYTNHPYFDQLLSGIIEVAFSEGYKVTLLPTNYQIKREQQYLEEFAAKAFDGLIITSRANPLELLLDYQRYGPIVFCEKIEDLEVTSVYIDRKQSITDGLSFLKDQGVKRVGVTLGRTGRMSYNSKITLKLCKEIFPEFNEADVYWQCIDTEHGKQAGGFFKERGIDGIFTNSDTVAAGVLQSYKNQKIPIVGRENMLISELLNFSTIDHHLKQCGETAFRLFLNDTVEQVKIPYTFIQRP encoded by the coding sequence ATGGCAAACATCCGAGATATAGCCAAACGAACAGGATATTCTGTTTCGACGGTATCCCGTGTCATCAATCAACATCCTTATGTCGATGAAGCGAAACGAACAGAGATCTTGAAAGTGATCAAAGAATTAAATTATGTACCGAATGCCAATGCCAGACAACTAAGTTCTGGAAAAACTAAAAATATTGGTGTCATTTTACCTTACACAAATCACCCATATTTTGATCAGTTGCTCAGTGGAATCATTGAAGTCGCTTTTAGTGAGGGCTATAAAGTGACATTGTTGCCAACAAACTACCAAATAAAACGGGAACAACAATATTTAGAAGAGTTTGCGGCGAAAGCATTTGACGGATTGATCATTACATCAAGAGCAAATCCCTTAGAGTTGTTGCTTGATTATCAACGCTATGGCCCTATCGTCTTTTGCGAAAAGATCGAAGACTTGGAAGTAACGAGTGTCTATATTGATCGGAAACAATCGATTACTGATGGCTTATCCTTTTTAAAAGATCAAGGTGTCAAACGTGTAGGTGTCACCTTAGGAAGAACCGGTCGAATGAGTTACAATTCAAAAATCACATTGAAACTGTGTAAAGAGATTTTTCCTGAATTTAATGAAGCTGATGTCTACTGGCAGTGTATTGATACCGAACATGGGAAACAAGCAGGGGGATTTTTTAAGGAACGAGGAATTGATGGCATTTTCACGAATTCAGACACAGTAGCAGCCGGAGTTCTCCAAAGTTATAAAAACCAAAAAATACCGATCGTTGGTAGGGAAAATATGCTGATTAGTGAATTATTAAATTTTTCAACAATTGATCACCATCTGAAACAATGTGGTGAAACCGCTTTTCGTTTGTTTTTGAATGATACAGTCGAACAAGTAAAGATTCCGTATACTTTTATTCAACGTCCGTAA
- a CDS encoding MerR family transcriptional regulator, with the protein MEYTIKKMAQLSGVSSRTLRFYDEIDLLKPKRINSAGYRIYGSQEIDRLQQILFYRSLDFPLNQIRELLDDPTFDHQHALIEHQRKLLEKRAEIDTLLATVQQTLAQFKGGKKMTDQEKFEGFKKQKITENETNYGTEIRGKYGEETIDKANEQWQNLSQEKYQEMQEVEQQLLTNLTSYLSDQSNQARAKEIFDAHKKWLSFSWPTYQAEAHKGLGMLYISDERFTEYYDSRCGKGAAVALNEIIQAHA; encoded by the coding sequence ATGGAATACACAATTAAGAAAATGGCACAGCTCTCAGGAGTAAGTAGTCGTACACTACGTTTTTACGATGAAATTGATTTACTCAAACCCAAACGGATCAATTCAGCTGGTTATCGTATCTATGGTTCTCAAGAAATCGATCGTCTACAACAAATTTTATTTTATCGATCCTTAGATTTTCCACTGAACCAAATTCGCGAATTATTAGATGATCCTACCTTTGATCATCAACATGCACTCATCGAACATCAGAGAAAACTACTAGAGAAACGAGCAGAAATTGATACTCTCCTGGCAACCGTCCAACAAACATTAGCACAATTCAAAGGAGGAAAAAAGATGACTGACCAAGAAAAATTTGAAGGATTTAAAAAACAAAAAATAACTGAAAATGAAACAAACTATGGCACAGAGATCCGTGGAAAATACGGAGAAGAAACGATCGATAAAGCGAACGAACAATGGCAAAACCTTTCCCAAGAAAAATACCAAGAAATGCAAGAAGTTGAGCAACAATTACTAACGAACTTAACGTCTTATCTGTCTGACCAATCAAATCAGGCACGTGCAAAAGAAATTTTTGATGCACATAAAAAATGGCTATCATTTAGTTGGCCCACGTATCAAGCAGAAGCCCACAAAGGATTAGGTATGCTGTATATCTCAGATGAACGTTTTACTGAATACTATGATTCTCGTTGTGGTAAAGGCGCCGCTGTAGCATTGAATGAGATCATCCAAGCTCATGCATAA
- the tnpA gene encoding IS200/IS605 family transposase — MANKANSLAHTKWLCKYHIVFTPKYRRKIIYNQYRASIQEIIKRLCKYKGVEILEGHMMPDHVHLLLSIPPKISVSSFMGYLKGKSALMIFDKHANLKYKFGNRHFWAEGYYVSTVGLNEATIRKYIQEQEKHDIALDKLSVREYEDPFKG, encoded by the coding sequence ATGGCTAATAAAGCAAATAGTTTAGCCCATACAAAGTGGCTGTGCAAATACCACATTGTATTCACACCAAAGTATAGAAGAAAAATCATCTATAATCAATATCGAGCAAGTATTCAAGAAATTATCAAACGACTATGTAAGTATAAGGGAGTAGAAATCTTGGAAGGACATATGATGCCAGATCACGTCCATCTATTATTGAGTATCCCACCAAAAATAAGCGTGTCAAGTTTTATGGGTTATCTTAAAGGAAAGAGTGCATTGATGATTTTTGATAAACATGCAAATTTAAAATATAAATTTGGCAATCGACATTTTTGGGCAGAAGGATATTATGTAAGCACAGTGGGATTGAATGAAGCGACCATAAGGAAATACATTCAAGAACAAGAGAAACATGATATAGCGCTAGATAAATTGAGCGTTCGAGAATACGAGGACCCTTTTAAGGGTTAG